One Candidatus Neomarinimicrobiota bacterium genomic window, TGGAGGAATCGTGGAAACATTACCATTAATCTTTATCCTGACAGGCATAATCGCCTTTCTGGTGCTCTTCACCTATTTTATCCCCATCGGTTTGTGGATCAGCGCTGCTGCTGCCCAAGTTTATGTTGGTTTGTTGACCCTGGTTGGTATGCGACTGAGAAGGATCCCACCACCCCTGA contains:
- a CDS encoding flotillin-like FloA family protein, with product METLPLIFILTGIIAFLVLFTYFIPIGLWISAAAAQVYVGLLTLVGMRLRRIPPPL